In one Nomascus leucogenys isolate Asia chromosome 13, Asia_NLE_v1, whole genome shotgun sequence genomic region, the following are encoded:
- the BFSP1 gene encoding filensin isoform X3, with the protein MLERLNKEADEALLHNLRLQLEAQFLQDDISAAKDRHKKNLLEVQTYISILQQIIHTAPPASIVTSGMREEKLLTEREVAALRSQLEEGREVLSHLQAQRVELQSQTATLEQAIKSAHECYDDEIQLYNEQIETLRKEIEETERVLEKSSYDCRQLAVAQQTLKNELDRYHRIIEIEGNRLSSAFIETPIPLFTQSHGVCLSTGSGGKDLTRALQDITAAKPRQKGLPKNVPRRKEIIAKDKTNAALEDAPLKGLEDTKLVQVVLKEESESKFESESKEVSPLTQEGASEDVPDGGQISKGFGKLYRKVKEKVRSPKEPETPTELYTKERHVLVTGDANYVDPRFYVSSITAKGGVAVSVEEDSVLYDGQVEPSPELPKPPLENGQVGLQEKEDEQPIDQQPIDKEIEPDGAELEGPEEKREGEEQDEGSGRPCPTVTPGAEEPSIPEPPKPAAGEDGAEVLGIRSRSLPEKGPPKALAYKTVEVVESIEKISTESIQTYEETAVIVETMIGKTKSDKKKSGEKSS; encoded by the exons AATCTTCTGGAAGTTCAGACCTATATCAGCATCCTGCAGCAGATCATCCACACCGCTCCTCCAGCATCCATTGTGACGAGTGGGATGAGGGAG GAGAAGCTCCTGACGGAGCGGGAGGTGGCCGCCCTGCGGAGCCAGCTGGAGGAGGGCCGGGAGGTGCTCTCCCACCTGCAGGCACAGAGAGTGGAGCTGCAGTCCCAG ACAGCAACTCTGGAACAAGCTATTAAAAGTGCCCATGAGTGTTATGACGATGAGATTCAGCTTTATAACGAGCAGATTGAGACACTGCGCAAGGAGATTGAGGAGACAGAGCGGGTCCTAGAGAAGTCTTCTTACGACTGCCGGCAGCTGGCGGTCGCCCAGCAAACCCTGAAGAATGAGCTGGACCGGTATCATCGTATCATCGAGATTGAAGGCAACAG GCTGAGCTCTGCCTTCATTGAAACTCCCATTCCCCTGTTCACCCAGAGCCATGGAGTCTGTCTCAGCACTGGATCCGGTGGGAAAG ATCTTACCAGGGCTCTGCAGGATATAACAGCAGCAAAACCAAGACAAAAAGGCCTCCCCAAGAATGTTCCAAGGAGAAAAGAGATTATAGCAAAAGACAAAACGAACGCAGCTCTGGAAGATGCACCATTAAAAGGTTTGGAAGACACAAAGCTGGTACAGGTGGTACTTAAAGAGGAAAGTGAATCTAAATTTGAATCAGAAAGTAAAGAAGTAAGTCCCCTGACACAAGAAGGGGCTTCAGAGGATGTGCCAGATGGAGGGCAGATAAGCAAAGGCTTTGGGAAACTATACAGGAAGGTCAAGGAGAAAGTGAGAAGCCCCAAAGAGCCTGAGACCCCCACTGAGCTCTACACCAAAGAGCGGCACGTGCTGGTCACAGGGGATGCTAATTATGTGGACCCTAGGTTCTATGTCTCCTCCATCACAGCCAAAGGTGGGGTGGCTGTTTCTGTTGAAGAAGACTCTGTGCTTTATGATGGCCAGGTGGAGCCCTCTCCTGAGTTACCCAAGCCCCCTTTAGAGAATGGGCAGGTAGGTCTGCAGGAGAAAGAAGATGAACAACCAATTGACCAGCAGCCTATAGACAAGGAGATTGAGCCAGATGGCGCAGAGCTGGAAGGCCCTGAGGAGAAACGTGAGGGTGAGGAGCAGGACGAGGGGTCCGGGAGACCCTGTCCCACAGTCACACCTGGTGCAGAGGAACCATCTATACCCGAGCCTCCAAAGCCTGCGGCTGGTGAGGATGGAGCTGAGGTGCTTGGGATTAGGAGCAGAAGCCTGCCAGAAAAAGGCCCTCCCAAGGCTTTGGCCTATAAGACAGTGGAAGTGGTGGAATCTATCGAGAAGATTTCCACGGAGAGCATTCAGACGTATGAAGAAACCGCTGTGATCGTGGAGACCATGATTGGAAAGACAAAGTCAGACAAGAAGAAATCAGGAGAGAAGAGCTCTTAA